One genomic region from Deltaproteobacteria bacterium encodes:
- a CDS encoding type II toxin-antitoxin system RelE/ParE family toxin: MRYEFHPEALEEYDAAALWYAEREPALALRFIEAVEDAIGRILEAPTRWRVIEEDVRRCLTHVFPYGALYTIEPDFVLIVAVMHCSREPGYWKQRLTKP, from the coding sequence ATGAGATATGAGTTCCATCCGGAAGCGCTCGAAGAGTACGACGCGGCCGCCCTCTGGTACGCTGAGCGGGAGCCGGCGCTGGCACTGCGGTTCATCGAGGCCGTCGAGGATGCAATCGGGCGGATTCTCGAAGCGCCGACACGCTGGCGAGTGATTGAGGAAGATGTCCGGCGCTGCCTCACGCATGTATTTCCGTACGGGGCCCTCTACACCATTGAGCCCGACTTCGTTCTCATCGTCGCCGTCATGCACTGCAGTCGCGAGCCTGGCTACTGGAAGCAGCGGCTCACGAAACCCTAA
- a CDS encoding addiction module protein, translating to MTTTVEQLAEQAMSLPAESRARLADLIVESLDANELGRIDRLWAAEAIRRRDEVRAGHVQTVPGDEALRKVRASVRR from the coding sequence ATGACGACAACCGTGGAGCAACTGGCGGAGCAAGCGATGAGCCTGCCGGCTGAATCGCGAGCACGACTGGCGGACCTCATTGTGGAGAGCCTGGACGCAAACGAGCTTGGGCGCATCGATCGGCTGTGGGCCGCCGAAGCTATACGCAGGCGGGACGAAGTGCGCGCTGGGCACGTGCAGACGGTTCCAGGTGATGAGGCCCTCCGGAAGGTGCGTGCCTCCGTGCGGCGATGA
- a CDS encoding type II toxin-antitoxin system RelE/ParE family toxin: MTSPLPIKVTRRAAREIAKASEWWDANRPAAPGAVRQEIVRVFRLIALQPGVGARAKSARLAGVRRVHLSRVHYHLYYRVRSDPAAVEILAFWHTSRGASPRV; this comes from the coding sequence GTGACCAGCCCGCTTCCGATCAAGGTCACTCGCCGAGCCGCTCGGGAGATCGCGAAGGCCTCCGAGTGGTGGGACGCCAACCGGCCCGCCGCGCCGGGGGCCGTGCGACAGGAGATCGTGCGCGTGTTTCGTCTCATCGCGCTTCAGCCGGGAGTTGGGGCACGAGCGAAGAGTGCACGGCTTGCAGGCGTGAGGCGCGTTCATCTGAGTCGAGTTCACTACCATCTGTACTACCGGGTCCGGTCCGATCCGGCCGCTGTCGAGATCCTGGCGTTCTGGCACACCAGCCGTGGCGCCAGCCCGCGCGTGTGA
- a CDS encoding type II toxin-antitoxin system RelE/ParE family toxin, protein MDREIVWSRWASDDLVPVAEHISRDSESYAATIVRELVAAARSLRVFAERGRRVPEYDDPAIRELIVRKYRLVYRVHPNRVEVVRIIHGAREMPSSV, encoded by the coding sequence ATGGATCGGGAAATAGTCTGGTCACGCTGGGCCAGCGATGACTTGGTGCCCGTCGCTGAGCACATCTCTCGCGATTCCGAGTCGTACGCCGCCACCATCGTGCGCGAGCTGGTCGCCGCGGCGCGCTCGCTCCGTGTTTTCGCAGAACGCGGTCGCCGTGTTCCAGAGTACGACGATCCTGCGATCCGGGAGCTCATCGTTCGGAAGTACCGCCTCGTCTACCGCGTGCACCCCAACCGAGTCGAGGTCGTGAGGATTATACATGGCGCGCGGGAAATGCCCTCGAGCGTGTGA